One window of Silvimonas iriomotensis genomic DNA carries:
- a CDS encoding transporter substrate-binding domain-containing protein, producing MHLHVRWLVLLIWLALLAVTVPARAAPAEAASAPAAAKAPLRVAIASVAPFVLPQTAVPEGFSIDLWNEIARRIGVQFSWIKVASPALLLPAVKRGDADVAIAAITMTPEGERTVDFSLPYFDSGLQIVVRAKNESSFMASLRSVPWDAVGQLIVIAIVLVFILANLVLLIERKNDKAFQKPYLRALGEGLWVTMLIIATGEHGERDQAGLWKRILVPSMWLIGVLLIAQLTATVTSSQTVARLASSIRGPDDLPGKAIATAPGSIAADYLTRRGMAFTPITTAAEGMDLLMRGDVQAIVYDAPTLQYWVARQGSSLVTVVGPIFRPEKYGIAIANGSTMRKAINEALLAMYVDGTYEQIYGKWFAATK from the coding sequence ATGCATCTGCACGTGCGGTGGCTGGTTTTACTGATCTGGCTGGCCTTGCTGGCCGTCACTGTGCCTGCGCGCGCAGCACCGGCAGAGGCGGCATCGGCCCCGGCTGCGGCAAAGGCGCCGTTGCGGGTGGCGATTGCGTCGGTGGCACCTTTTGTACTGCCGCAAACCGCAGTGCCGGAAGGCTTCAGTATTGATTTGTGGAACGAGATTGCGCGCCGGATTGGTGTGCAGTTCAGCTGGATCAAGGTGGCCTCGCCAGCGTTGCTGTTGCCGGCGGTGAAGCGGGGCGATGCGGATGTGGCGATTGCGGCGATCACCATGACGCCTGAAGGCGAACGGACCGTTGATTTTTCGCTGCCGTATTTCGATTCCGGGCTGCAGATTGTGGTGCGGGCCAAAAACGAAAGCTCCTTCATGGCCTCGCTGCGGTCGGTGCCGTGGGATGCCGTGGGCCAGCTGATTGTCATTGCCATCGTGCTGGTGTTCATTCTGGCCAATCTGGTGCTGCTGATTGAACGCAAGAACGACAAGGCTTTCCAGAAGCCGTATTTGCGGGCGCTGGGCGAAGGGCTGTGGGTGACCATGCTGATTATTGCGACCGGCGAACACGGCGAGCGCGATCAGGCCGGCTTGTGGAAACGCATTCTGGTGCCGTCGATGTGGCTGATCGGCGTGCTGCTGATTGCCCAACTCACTGCCACGGTCACGTCATCACAAACGGTGGCGCGGCTGGCCTCCAGTATCCGCGGGCCGGATGACCTGCCCGGCAAGGCGATTGCCACGGCGCCTGGCAGTATTGCGGCCGATTACCTGACCCGTCGTGGCATGGCGTTCACGCCCATCACCACCGCGGCAGAAGGCATGGATTTGCTGATGCGGGGCGACGTGCAGGCCATTGTTTACGACGCGCCCACCTTGCAGTACTGGGTGGCGCGGCAAGGCAGCAGCCTGGTCACCGTGGTCGGGCCGATCTTCCGGCCGGAAAAATACGGCATTGCCATCGCCAATGGCAGCACCATGCGCAAAGCCATTAACGAGGCCCTGCTGGCCATGTATGTCGATGGCACGTACGAGCAGATTTACGGCAAGTGGTTTGCTGCCACGAAATAA
- a CDS encoding DUF1254 domain-containing protein, with protein sequence MFRFRRDSMIAAFVVAAFAAPLVLAADGQVPLPTKAADLTQPAKGVLMQPEYVKAVARAAYIWAWPMVNQQNRFNAITQAPYPGHLNGVLPAAPRGQLAMLSDYIEPSETFVTCPNQDVVYGLGFFSLDQEPVVIQVPEFGDRFWVYALYDQRTDQFAELGKPYGTKPGFYLLVGPNWQGDKPAGITAVIRSSTPLANAIPRVFQNDNAQDRKAIQPVINQIVAYPLSKFDGKMKTIAWAKVPDIKAPGSDDSSGGETKWVIPEKFFDQFPGILDAVPPLPGEEAMYAQFRALMDAASKDPAVKQLLVETAQETEKDVISKFFLWQHNGVPAGNGWNRSANNAQWGVDYFNRTGTAKSNMFDNKPTETQYFYTDNDSSGAALTGSGSYEVTFAAGQEPPVNGFWSLTLYNDKHLFNPNNLKRYSLGTKNTTLKRNADGSLTIYVGKTSPGKDKEANWLPAPAGAFSLYIRAYWGKEPILDGSWKPPVIRKVQ encoded by the coding sequence ATGTTCCGTTTTCGCCGTGATTCAATGATTGCCGCTTTTGTTGTTGCTGCCTTTGCTGCGCCGCTGGTGCTGGCCGCAGACGGGCAGGTGCCGTTGCCAACCAAAGCTGCTGACCTCACCCAGCCTGCCAAAGGGGTGTTGATGCAGCCAGAGTACGTAAAGGCGGTCGCCCGCGCGGCCTATATCTGGGCGTGGCCGATGGTCAACCAGCAAAACCGCTTCAATGCCATTACCCAGGCGCCATACCCGGGCCATCTTAACGGCGTGCTGCCCGCTGCGCCGCGTGGACAACTGGCCATGTTGTCGGACTATATCGAACCGTCTGAAACCTTTGTGACCTGCCCTAATCAGGATGTGGTTTACGGGCTGGGGTTTTTCTCGCTGGATCAGGAGCCAGTGGTCATCCAGGTGCCGGAGTTTGGCGATCGCTTCTGGGTGTACGCCTTGTACGACCAGCGTACTGACCAGTTTGCCGAGCTGGGCAAGCCCTACGGCACCAAGCCGGGCTTCTATCTGCTGGTAGGCCCCAACTGGCAGGGTGACAAGCCGGCCGGCATTACCGCTGTGATCCGCAGCAGCACGCCGCTGGCCAATGCCATTCCGCGCGTGTTCCAGAACGATAACGCGCAAGATCGCAAGGCCATCCAGCCGGTGATCAACCAGATCGTGGCGTACCCGTTGTCAAAGTTTGACGGCAAGATGAAAACCATTGCCTGGGCCAAGGTGCCAGACATCAAGGCCCCGGGTTCTGACGACAGCAGCGGCGGCGAAACCAAATGGGTGATCCCGGAAAAATTCTTTGACCAGTTCCCGGGCATTCTGGACGCCGTGCCACCGCTGCCGGGCGAAGAGGCCATGTACGCGCAGTTCCGCGCCTTGATGGATGCCGCCAGCAAAGACCCGGCGGTGAAGCAGCTGCTGGTTGAAACCGCACAGGAAACCGAGAAAGACGTCATCAGCAAGTTCTTCTTGTGGCAGCACAACGGCGTACCAGCGGGCAACGGCTGGAACCGGTCGGCCAACAACGCACAGTGGGGCGTGGATTACTTCAATCGCACCGGCACGGCCAAGTCGAACATGTTCGATAACAAGCCCACTGAAACCCAGTATTTCTATACCGATAACGACAGTTCTGGCGCCGCACTGACCGGCAGCGGCAGTTACGAAGTGACGTTTGCAGCGGGCCAGGAACCGCCAGTGAACGGTTTCTGGTCGCTGACGCTGTACAACGACAAACACCTTTTCAACCCCAATAACCTCAAGCGTTATTCGCTGGGCACCAAGAACACCACGCTCAAGCGCAATGCCGATGGTTCGTTGACCATCTACGTGGGCAAAACATCGCCCGGCAAAGACAAGGAAGCTAACTGGTTGCCCGCTCCGGCAGGCGCGTTCTCTTTGTATATCCGCGCTTATTGGGGCAAAGAGCCGATTCTGGATGGTTCCTGGAAACCGCCAGTCATCCGCAAGGTGCAATAA
- a CDS encoding DUF1398 domain-containing protein, protein MDGAARQVIEQSNRDAFSGRISFGAEIGSLMMVGVESYLVDYRARTVTYYMPDDQCCLLPMTVPDVAIPRVFDNAALIAVIRSAQSGAIGFPAFVAQSMAAGCVGYIVWITGQQTGYLGRKGVAYTELFQGAA, encoded by the coding sequence ATGGATGGTGCAGCCAGGCAGGTCATAGAACAAAGCAACCGCGACGCCTTTAGCGGCCGCATCAGTTTTGGCGCGGAAATCGGCAGCCTGATGATGGTTGGCGTGGAGTCTTATCTGGTTGATTACCGCGCCAGAACGGTGACGTATTACATGCCCGACGACCAATGCTGTTTGTTGCCGATGACGGTGCCCGATGTCGCCATTCCGCGCGTGTTCGATAACGCCGCGCTGATCGCGGTGATCCGCAGCGCACAAAGCGGGGCGATCGGGTTTCCGGCGTTTGTGGCGCAATCCATGGCGGCCGGGTGCGTTGGCTATATTGTCTGGATCACCGGCCAGCAAACCGGCTATCTGGGCCGCAAAGGTGTGGCGTATACAGAGCTTTTCCAGGGCGCAGCCTGA
- a CDS encoding bile acid:sodium symporter, whose translation MALTEVVPIVLKASIMLMILALGLTARPADLLYMRAHPGKLLRSLLSMYGVMLLLAIIACKWFRFDHAVSVVILVLPLAPIPPLLPKKQTRAGGDASHAVGLVVAASLFAVIWIPVAIQLLQVVFGITLVSAEVPVLTLVFLNLLLPLAVGVLVHQRWPQLAAQWAPRLARTGGVIMLLVLLPVLYKLWHPMLAQLGDGTFLVLVLFIVCGLFSGQWLGGPEEDDRTVLALATASRHPGVSMAIAHLNFPGEPAVLAVITLYLLLTLVLVPIWLLWRKRNLAAVAA comes from the coding sequence ATGGCGCTGACAGAGGTTGTTCCGATTGTGCTCAAGGCCAGCATCATGCTGATGATTCTGGCGCTGGGCCTGACTGCGCGGCCGGCCGATCTGTTGTACATGCGCGCGCACCCGGGCAAGTTGTTGCGCTCGCTGTTGAGCATGTACGGCGTGATGCTGCTGCTGGCGATCATCGCCTGCAAATGGTTCCGCTTTGATCATGCGGTCAGCGTGGTGATCCTGGTGCTGCCGCTGGCGCCCATCCCGCCGCTGTTGCCCAAAAAACAGACTCGCGCCGGTGGCGATGCATCGCACGCCGTGGGGCTGGTGGTAGCGGCGTCCTTGTTTGCGGTGATCTGGATTCCCGTCGCCATCCAGCTATTGCAGGTGGTGTTTGGCATCACGCTGGTGAGTGCAGAGGTGCCGGTGCTGACGCTGGTGTTCCTTAATTTGTTGCTACCGCTGGCTGTGGGGGTGCTGGTGCATCAGCGCTGGCCGCAACTGGCCGCGCAATGGGCGCCGCGTCTGGCGCGTACCGGTGGCGTGATCATGCTGCTGGTGTTGCTGCCGGTGTTGTACAAACTGTGGCACCCCATGCTGGCGCAGTTGGGTGATGGCACGTTTCTGGTGCTGGTGCTGTTTATTGTGTGCGGGCTGTTTTCTGGTCAATGGCTGGGCGGGCCGGAGGAGGATGATCGCACCGTGCTGGCCTTGGCCACGGCCTCTCGCCACCCGGGTGTATCCATGGCGATTGCGCATCTGAATTTTCCGGGCGAGCCAGCGGTGCTGGCCGTCATTACGCTGTATCTGTTGCTGACGCTGGTGCTGGTGCCGATCTGGTTGTTGTGGCGCAAGCGCAATCTGGCTGCGGTGGCGGCCTAG
- a CDS encoding DUF1254 domain-containing protein codes for MSPFICRRIAIAVLVAMGAGLGLPAFAADAPPLVKQINNGNWLPQKEAEQLRDDLYYSNAIQAYIQTLPVLNTIGLRDGSEAAFGAGYNVLPIWKERMDSRAWVPTPNADVIYSMSYLDLKKTGPLVVSAPANVIGMFTDFYQRTITDVGAIGPDRARGGLYLLLPPDYTGQIPQGYFAFKSSTYNVFLFFRTIMKKGENGPDPAPAVALAETTRVYPLFTPEKDIKPMVFPDASGKRVNMMYPTDFAFWTKLKTYVDYEPSSSFDPVTTGVLASVGIVKGQPFNPTDKQKQLLQKAVETAPKMILASRQLGRPDQRNRYYKDRQYENTWAGGTAEWLQDGYFDVAQRAAYFQIAYSTAPAMVMHTLDQGSKYPFTLRDADGNFLNGSSSYRLHLPPNPPARLFWAVTLYNITDGTMPETPQLMPSLNGFNKVKTNDDGSIDLYIGPNKPAEAADTNFLQTVPGRNFLVALRLYGTGTEFFDQSWKPDDVVKLK; via the coding sequence ATGTCCCCCTTTATTTGCCGTCGTATTGCAATTGCGGTGCTTGTGGCTATGGGTGCCGGTTTGGGCCTGCCAGCCTTCGCGGCTGATGCGCCGCCTTTGGTAAAACAGATCAATAACGGTAACTGGTTGCCGCAAAAAGAAGCAGAGCAACTGCGTGATGATCTGTATTACAGCAACGCCATTCAGGCTTATATCCAGACTTTGCCGGTGCTCAATACCATTGGCCTGCGAGATGGCTCAGAGGCGGCATTCGGGGCTGGGTACAACGTATTGCCGATCTGGAAAGAACGCATGGATAGCCGCGCATGGGTGCCCACGCCCAATGCCGATGTGATCTATTCCATGAGTTATCTGGATCTGAAAAAAACCGGCCCGCTGGTGGTATCGGCGCCGGCCAATGTGATCGGCATGTTTACCGATTTCTATCAGCGCACCATTACCGATGTCGGCGCGATTGGCCCGGATCGGGCGCGTGGTGGTTTGTATCTGCTGTTGCCGCCGGATTACACCGGGCAGATTCCACAGGGTTATTTTGCGTTCAAGTCCTCCACCTACAACGTATTCCTGTTTTTCCGCACCATCATGAAAAAGGGCGAGAACGGGCCTGATCCGGCGCCGGCTGTAGCGCTGGCGGAAACCACGCGTGTTTATCCGTTGTTCACGCCAGAGAAAGACATCAAGCCCATGGTGTTTCCGGATGCCAGCGGCAAGCGGGTCAACATGATGTACCCGACGGATTTTGCTTTCTGGACCAAGCTCAAGACGTATGTGGATTACGAACCGTCTTCGTCGTTTGATCCGGTGACAACGGGCGTGCTGGCCAGTGTCGGTATCGTCAAGGGACAGCCGTTCAATCCGACTGACAAGCAAAAGCAGTTGCTGCAAAAAGCGGTGGAAACCGCGCCGAAGATGATTCTGGCCAGCCGCCAGTTGGGTCGTCCGGATCAGCGCAACCGCTATTACAAGGATCGCCAGTACGAGAACACGTGGGCGGGTGGTACGGCTGAGTGGCTGCAGGATGGCTATTTTGATGTGGCGCAGCGCGCGGCGTATTTCCAGATTGCCTATTCCACCGCACCGGCCATGGTGATGCACACGCTGGATCAGGGCTCCAAGTATCCGTTCACCCTGCGCGATGCGGACGGCAATTTCCTGAATGGTTCCAGCAGCTACAGGCTGCATTTGCCGCCCAACCCGCCGGCCCGGTTGTTCTGGGCGGTGACGCTGTACAACATCACCGACGGCACCATGCCGGAAACCCCGCAACTGATGCCGTCGCTCAATGGTTTCAACAAGGTCAAGACTAATGACGATGGTTCCATTGACCTTTATATCGGGCCGAACAAACCGGCTGAAGCGGCAGATACCAACTTCCTGCAAACCGTACCCGGGCGCAATTTCCTGGTGGCATTGCGCTTGTATGGCACGGGGACGGAGTTTTTTGACCAGAGTTGGAAGCCGGATGACGTCGTGAAACTGAAGTAA